Proteins from a single region of Candidatus Hydrogenedentota bacterium:
- the mpl gene encoding UDP-N-acetylmuramate:L-alanyl-gamma-D-glutamyl-meso-diaminopimelate ligase yields MSKQPTIHFSGIGGTAMVAGARLALEAGWEVRGSDNPLYPPTSTMVAALGVPVADGYAGENLDWNPDVVLLGNVLSRGNAEVEAALAQRLRYMSLPEWLKEHVLRQRRPVAICGTHGKTTTTAITAHVLAECGLAPGYLIGGQPLNVEHSAHLGHVSAPFVIEGDEYDTAFFDKRAKFFHYLPEVAVVTSLEFDHGDIYPDLAAIEVAFQRMLRQIPSQGRLICCADNHAVSLKDYAYCPVETYGFSQDADWRGEALGAEGGMQRMAVYHGGNKVGEVSTTLTGKHNLQNLLSAVAVAHYFGAPMGAIATGVATFKGVKRRMEVFLESEGVTYIDDFAHHPTAITETIAGARMRWPGQRLRVLFEPRSNTTVTNRFFDDMLSCFRGADEVYLGPIYRGEKIPADERLDRERLVYLLTSAGLTAAVADAPKALAQEIHESGRAGDIVLILSNGAFGGIYQHFRDLAGD; encoded by the coding sequence ATGAGCAAACAGCCCACCATCCACTTCTCAGGCATTGGCGGCACCGCGATGGTGGCCGGGGCGCGTCTGGCGCTGGAAGCTGGTTGGGAAGTTCGGGGCAGCGACAATCCGCTCTATCCCCCCACCTCAACCATGGTGGCCGCCCTGGGCGTTCCCGTGGCCGACGGCTATGCGGGCGAAAACCTGGATTGGAACCCCGATGTGGTGCTCCTGGGCAATGTATTGAGCCGGGGCAACGCGGAAGTGGAGGCCGCCCTCGCACAGCGCCTGCGCTATATGAGCCTGCCGGAATGGCTGAAGGAACACGTGCTACGCCAGCGACGCCCCGTGGCCATCTGCGGCACCCACGGCAAGACCACCACCACGGCCATTACGGCCCACGTGCTTGCCGAATGCGGCCTTGCCCCCGGCTACCTCATCGGAGGACAACCCCTGAATGTGGAGCACTCCGCCCATCTTGGCCATGTCAGTGCCCCCTTCGTCATCGAGGGCGACGAATACGACACCGCCTTCTTCGACAAGCGGGCGAAGTTTTTTCACTACCTCCCCGAAGTCGCCGTGGTGACCTCCCTGGAATTCGACCACGGCGACATCTATCCCGATCTCGCAGCCATCGAAGTGGCCTTCCAGCGCATGCTGCGTCAGATCCCTTCGCAAGGCCGACTGATCTGCTGCGCCGACAACCACGCCGTCAGCTTGAAGGACTACGCGTACTGCCCCGTGGAGACCTATGGTTTTTCGCAGGACGCAGACTGGCGCGGCGAAGCACTCGGTGCGGAAGGCGGAATGCAACGAATGGCCGTGTATCATGGCGGCAACAAAGTCGGCGAGGTAAGCACCACGCTGACCGGGAAGCACAACCTCCAGAACCTGCTCTCAGCCGTTGCCGTGGCCCACTACTTTGGTGCGCCCATGGGCGCCATCGCAACAGGAGTAGCGACCTTCAAGGGCGTGAAGCGGCGCATGGAGGTCTTCCTCGAATCCGAAGGTGTAACCTACATCGACGATTTCGCCCACCACCCCACGGCCATCACCGAGACCATCGCCGGCGCGCGCATGCGATGGCCCGGACAGCGCCTGCGGGTGCTCTTCGAGCCCCGAAGCAACACGACCGTGACCAATCGCTTCTTCGACGACATGCTCTCCTGCTTCCGCGGTGCGGACGAAGTTTACCTCGGCCCTATTTATCGCGGCGAAAAGATCCCTGCCGATGAACGGCTGGATCGCGAACGGCTGGTCTACCTGCTGACCTCGGCGGGGCTGACGGCGGCGGTAGCCGATGCCCCCAAGGCGCTGGCGCAAGAAATTCACGAATCAGGCAGGGCAGGCGACATCGTGTTGATTCTGAGCAATGGCGCGTTTGGTGGCATTTACCAGCATTTCCGGGATCTGGCCGGGGATTAA
- a CDS encoding zinc ribbon domain-containing protein: MPTYSYECGGCGHVLDVFHGMSAEPKVKCERCGKKCKRLMGSGAGFIFKGTGFYETDFKDKKGTPPEKPKAEGTTPSATESKAESKTEKKAEPKPAVEKARSGGAKKKAANS, translated from the coding sequence GTGCCTACCTATTCCTATGAATGCGGCGGTTGCGGCCATGTCCTCGACGTCTTTCACGGAATGTCCGCCGAGCCCAAGGTGAAGTGCGAGCGGTGCGGAAAGAAGTGCAAGCGCCTGATGGGTAGCGGGGCCGGATTTATCTTCAAGGGTACCGGATTTTACGAGACGGACTTCAAAGATAAGAAGGGTACGCCCCCGGAGAAGCCGAAAGCCGAGGGGACAACCCCGTCGGCGACGGAGTCCAAGGCCGAATCCAAGACGGAGAAGAAGGCCGAACCGAAGCCCGCCGTAGAGAAGGCCAGGAGCGGCGGCGCGAAGAAGAAGGCGGCCAACAGCTAG
- a CDS encoding DUF4203 domain-containing protein, with protein MEELLAWRLEDVPPEQVMLVVAGMAGVGFLYCFLGYRLIKLILGLTGFLLAGSAAAVIVGFLSYGHLIGMGIALCVGGFCGAMALFFLYRTGIFCLGMLGASVAAYSVLQGREDPWILWAVAGIGLAGGLLAILVERPVMKLATAAIGAMLMTQAGLALARAKGLLDLAPGSTPETAPGTPAPYFGWMVVAIWLFITLVGAAAQFGTGARKKER; from the coding sequence ATGGAAGAACTACTGGCCTGGCGTCTGGAAGATGTTCCACCAGAACAGGTTATGCTTGTGGTGGCCGGCATGGCGGGCGTCGGTTTCCTGTACTGCTTTCTTGGTTACCGCCTCATCAAGCTCATCCTCGGCCTCACGGGATTCCTGCTGGCGGGAAGCGCGGCCGCGGTTATCGTCGGCTTCCTGAGCTACGGACACCTCATCGGTATGGGCATCGCCCTCTGCGTAGGCGGCTTCTGCGGCGCCATGGCCCTCTTCTTCCTCTACCGAACCGGCATCTTCTGCCTGGGCATGCTCGGGGCCAGCGTCGCGGCCTACTCCGTGCTCCAGGGACGTGAAGACCCGTGGATCCTCTGGGCCGTCGCCGGAATCGGGCTCGCCGGTGGACTCCTCGCCATTCTCGTTGAGCGGCCAGTCATGAAGCTCGCCACCGCTGCGATCGGCGCGATGCTTATGACACAGGCGGGCCTGGCCCTGGCCCGTGCGAAAGGACTTCTCGACCTGGCCCCCGGATCCACTCCCGAAACCGCCCCTGGAACACCGGCACCCTACTTCGGCTGGATGGTCGTCGCAATCTGGCTCTTTATTACCCTTGTCGGCGCCGCCGCCCAGTTCGGCACGGGCGCCAGAAAAAAGGAGCGTTGA